The following proteins come from a genomic window of Gottfriedia acidiceleris:
- a CDS encoding ABC transporter ATP-binding protein, giving the protein MNKVLKLEGVTKSIKGKVLVDKVSFEVYEGEVFGFLGPNGAGKTTTIRMLVGLIKPTKGTIEIAGYPVKTHFKEAMRQIGCIVENPELYGYLTGWENLNQFARMLGMKDDKKISEVVNLVKLTDRIHEKVKTYSLGMKQRLGIAQALLGGPKLLILDEPTNGLDPAGIRELREFIHMLVKEQNISVFISSHLLSEIELICDRVGIINKGKMVRVSTVKELVKEAAERVEWRVSPIQKAIDLLENDSTIQDVLVKDELILCRMSPLKINEVIQQFVAEDVQVNGVKTMSETLEDLFMEMTGGEVRG; this is encoded by the coding sequence ATGAATAAAGTTCTTAAATTAGAAGGTGTTACAAAGAGTATTAAAGGAAAAGTACTAGTCGATAAAGTTTCATTTGAAGTTTATGAAGGTGAAGTATTTGGCTTTCTAGGTCCAAATGGAGCTGGTAAAACAACAACTATTCGAATGTTAGTTGGATTAATCAAACCAACAAAAGGAACAATTGAAATCGCTGGTTATCCGGTTAAAACTCATTTCAAAGAAGCGATGCGACAAATTGGATGTATTGTAGAGAATCCAGAATTATACGGTTATTTAACTGGATGGGAAAATCTAAATCAATTTGCGAGAATGTTAGGAATGAAAGATGATAAAAAAATAAGTGAAGTAGTAAATCTAGTAAAATTAACCGATCGAATTCATGAAAAAGTAAAGACGTATTCACTCGGAATGAAGCAAAGATTAGGGATTGCTCAAGCATTACTTGGAGGCCCTAAACTTCTAATTTTAGATGAACCTACTAATGGATTAGACCCAGCAGGTATTCGTGAATTGCGTGAATTTATTCATATGCTAGTTAAAGAGCAAAATATAAGTGTTTTTATTTCAAGTCATTTATTAAGTGAAATCGAATTGATTTGTGATCGCGTAGGAATTATAAATAAAGGGAAAATGGTTAGAGTTTCAACAGTAAAAGAATTAGTAAAGGAAGCTGCTGAAAGAGTTGAATGGCGAGTTTCTCCAATACAAAAAGCGATCGATTTATTAGAAAATGATTCTACCATACAAGATGTCTTGGTAAAGGATGAGCTTATACTATGCCGAATGTCTCCTCTCAAAATAAATGAGGTCATTCAACAATTCGTAGCAGAAGATGTGCAAGTGAATGGCGTTAAAACAATGTCTGAAACATTGGAAGATTTATTCATGGAAATGACTGGAGGCGAAGTTCGTGGCTGA
- a CDS encoding proline dehydrogenase family protein, translated as MEQVMKNAFLFMSKNKFLTKMAKKYGLRFGAGRFVAGETIDLATKVIKDLNKKNLKVTIDYLGEFVDTVEEANEMADHCIEAIEAIGKEKLNSQCSLKMTSMGLDISDELVLSNMRRILEAAKKNGVFVTIDMEDFTRCEKTIRIFKQLKSEYDNIGTVIQAYLYRTENDITDLNSLKPNLRLVKGAYKEPAEVAFPEKKDVDENFKKIIKMHLLNGNFTAIASHDEAMIEYTKQLVKEHNIPNDQFEFQMLYGIRTERQLELVKEGYNMRVYVPYGTDWYGYFMRRLAERPANVAFVLKGMFSK; from the coding sequence ATGGAACAAGTTATGAAGAATGCTTTTTTATTTATGTCTAAAAATAAGTTTTTGACTAAAATGGCTAAAAAATATGGCCTAAGATTTGGTGCAGGACGTTTTGTTGCAGGCGAAACAATCGATTTAGCTACAAAAGTTATTAAGGACTTAAATAAAAAGAATTTAAAAGTAACAATTGATTATCTTGGAGAATTCGTTGACACCGTTGAAGAGGCAAATGAAATGGCTGATCACTGTATCGAAGCAATTGAAGCGATTGGCAAAGAAAAATTAAATTCACAATGTTCTCTAAAAATGACTTCGATGGGTCTTGATATTTCTGACGAGTTAGTTTTATCAAACATGCGTCGTATTTTAGAGGCAGCTAAAAAGAATGGTGTTTTCGTTACAATTGATATGGAAGATTTCACTCGTTGTGAAAAAACAATTCGTATCTTTAAGCAGTTAAAATCTGAGTACGATAATATCGGAACAGTTATCCAAGCTTATTTATACAGAACTGAAAACGATATTACAGATTTAAACAGCTTAAAACCAAATTTACGTTTAGTAAAAGGTGCTTATAAAGAGCCTGCTGAAGTAGCATTCCCAGAGAAAAAAGATGTGGATGAAAACTTCAAAAAAATCATTAAAATGCACTTATTAAACGGTAACTTTACAGCAATCGCTTCACATGATGAGGCAATGATTGAGTATACAAAACAATTAGTAAAAGAACATAATATTCCAAATGATCAATTTGAGTTCCAAATGTTATACGGAATTCGTACAGAGCGTCAATTAGAGCTTGTTAAAGAAGGCTATAATATGCGAGTTTATGTTCCTTATGGTACTGACTGGTACGGATACTTCATGCGTCGTCTTGCAGAACGTCCTGCAAACGTTGCTTTCGTATTAAAAGGTATGTTCAGTAAATAA
- a CDS encoding ABC transporter permease subunit, with protein sequence MNLFLREMKTYRKSIIFWCIGIVFLVGSGMAKYKATASNGQITDLFNQMPKSLQAIMGSGALDLSKASGYFGILVLYLYLMATIHAAMIGANIIAKEERDKTAEFLFVKPISRIKIITYKLMSALVNILIFNGITWISSILIVGKYSKGENVNGDIAVVMAGMFILQLLFLVIGSAIAAVCKNSKKAASYATGILLITFILSIAIDLNDRIEGLKYFTPFKYFEAKDIMYGRGFDSIYTTISIGLIIILTIITYVSFKKRDLHL encoded by the coding sequence ATGAATCTATTTTTAAGAGAAATGAAGACATATCGTAAATCGATTATTTTTTGGTGTATCGGAATTGTTTTTTTAGTAGGTAGTGGAATGGCGAAATATAAAGCTACAGCTTCCAACGGCCAAATAACCGACCTTTTTAATCAAATGCCGAAATCTCTTCAAGCTATAATGGGCTCTGGAGCACTAGATTTATCAAAGGCAAGCGGCTATTTTGGCATCTTAGTTTTATATTTATATTTAATGGCAACGATTCACGCGGCAATGATAGGCGCTAATATTATTGCTAAAGAAGAGCGCGATAAAACAGCAGAGTTTTTATTTGTGAAACCTATTTCTAGAATTAAGATTATAACTTATAAATTAATGAGTGCTCTAGTAAACATCCTTATTTTTAACGGTATTACGTGGATATCCAGTATACTAATAGTAGGAAAGTATAGTAAAGGTGAGAATGTAAATGGTGATATAGCAGTGGTAATGGCTGGGATGTTTATTTTACAGCTATTATTTTTAGTAATTGGTTCGGCTATAGCTGCAGTTTGTAAAAATTCTAAAAAGGCTGCCTCTTATGCAACTGGTATTCTATTAATTACATTTATTTTATCAATCGCAATTGATTTGAATGATCGCATTGAAGGCTTGAAATATTTTACACCTTTTAAGTACTTTGAAGCGAAAGATATTATGTATGGTCGAGGATTTGACAGTATTTATACAACTATTTCGATCGGATTAATCATTATATTAACGATTATCACATATGTTTCGTTTAAGAAACGGGACTTACATTTGTAG
- a CDS encoding ABC transporter permease has translation MVRKKRILVIFFILAVLIPIFVYAQLQQTEETIKRLGTDNWKVALQQKIVDQQNRLNSSGIPEEWKSWLKVQIDQEQYYLDNDINPTTPGAPTFIRKLIEQSIGWLLLPLLVMVITIDIISGERSDGTIKILLTRPIKRWKVLLSKYISICLLISFLLVLYGVLAYVVSGFVFSFKGWTVPVLTGFGIKNNQLLTDSVQLIPQWQYIIMAFGLAWFVCIIIGTLSFMVSVLVRTTPAAMGIMLAALITGSVLSGLATSWSGAKYFFSVNLGLTDYLAGQLPSIEGLNMHFSLMNLSIWGISALLISFIVFIKQDMN, from the coding sequence ATGGTAAGGAAAAAAAGGATACTTGTTATATTTTTCATTTTAGCAGTGTTAATCCCTATTTTTGTTTATGCTCAACTGCAGCAAACTGAAGAAACAATTAAAAGACTTGGTACTGATAATTGGAAAGTAGCACTTCAACAAAAAATAGTCGACCAGCAAAATAGATTAAATTCATCAGGAATACCTGAAGAATGGAAAAGTTGGTTAAAAGTTCAAATTGATCAAGAGCAATATTATTTGGATAACGACATAAATCCTACAACACCTGGTGCACCTACATTTATACGAAAATTAATTGAACAAAGTATTGGTTGGCTACTTCTACCTTTATTGGTCATGGTCATCACAATCGATATTATATCTGGTGAGCGAAGCGATGGTACGATAAAAATACTACTAACCCGTCCCATCAAAAGATGGAAGGTCTTACTTAGTAAATACATATCCATTTGTTTATTAATCTCTTTTCTTCTCGTTTTATACGGCGTATTGGCATATGTCGTTTCAGGATTTGTTTTCAGCTTTAAAGGCTGGACCGTACCTGTGTTAACAGGATTTGGCATTAAAAATAATCAGCTACTAACTGATTCGGTTCAACTAATTCCCCAATGGCAATACATCATAATGGCCTTTGGACTTGCATGGTTTGTTTGTATAATAATTGGAACTCTTTCATTTATGGTATCCGTATTAGTTCGAACTACACCCGCTGCAATGGGCATTATGCTAGCCGCTTTAATAACAGGAAGCGTTCTAAGCGGACTAGCTACATCATGGTCAGGAGCAAAATACTTCTTTAGTGTAAATCTTGGCTTAACTGACTACTTAGCCGGTCAACTCCCTTCCATTGAGGGATTAAACATGCACTTCTCTCTTATGAATTTATCAATATGGGGAATATCAGCATTACTAATCTCTTTTATCGTATTTATTAAGCAAGATATGAATTAA
- a CDS encoding cation diffusion facilitator family transporter, with amino-acid sequence MEKNLQKQLDFAAFLSVISYLVLASVKVLVSFYTNSSALLADGLNNVTDIGATLAVFIGIRIARKPRDLDHPYGHSRAEQIATLIASFIMMSVGLQVIIENIRSLFVGDYETPNRLAAVVAFASGIFMFGIYFYNNKVAKRTKSKGLEASAKDNFSDALVSFGTTIGVLGASIGFPIIDPIAAILVGAIICKTAWEIFYDATLLLTDGFDPEEMNLFTETIDKVPGVHKVVDLRARMYGNTTIADVVIEVDGGIDVSKSHGITDQIEKILREQHGIQYTHIHVEPLRSGRAGKD; translated from the coding sequence ATGGAGAAAAATCTTCAAAAGCAATTAGATTTTGCTGCTTTTTTAAGTGTTATTTCCTACTTAGTTCTTGCGAGTGTAAAAGTACTTGTTAGTTTTTATACAAATTCTAGTGCTCTTTTAGCTGATGGACTTAACAATGTGACTGATATTGGTGCAACTTTGGCTGTGTTTATCGGAATAAGAATCGCAAGAAAACCGAGAGATTTAGACCATCCGTATGGACATTCAAGAGCAGAGCAAATCGCTACTTTAATTGCGTCTTTTATTATGATGTCGGTTGGATTACAGGTTATTATTGAAAATATTCGATCACTTTTCGTTGGAGATTATGAGACACCGAATAGACTAGCAGCTGTAGTGGCATTTGCTTCTGGAATTTTTATGTTTGGCATTTATTTTTATAATAATAAAGTTGCTAAGAGAACAAAGAGTAAGGGGCTTGAGGCTTCAGCAAAAGATAATTTTTCCGATGCATTAGTTAGCTTTGGAACGACGATTGGTGTTCTAGGTGCTTCAATCGGTTTTCCTATTATCGATCCAATCGCGGCCATTTTAGTAGGTGCGATTATTTGTAAAACAGCATGGGAGATTTTTTATGATGCAACCCTTCTATTAACGGATGGATTCGATCCAGAAGAAATGAATCTCTTTACTGAAACGATTGACAAAGTACCAGGCGTACATAAAGTTGTGGATTTAAGAGCAAGAATGTACGGGAATACAACAATCGCAGATGTAGTCATTGAAGTAGACGGCGGAATAGATGTAAGTAAAAGTCACGGCATCACAGACCAAATTGAAAAAATCTTACGTGAACAACATGGAATTCAATATACACACATTCATGTTGAGCCATTAAGATCAGGGAGAGCAGGAAAGGATTAA
- the kynB gene encoding arylformamidase, whose amino-acid sequence MYEMTLIDISRRLQDGMPVWPGDTNFSFQLSWTKEESGSVNVGKLTLSTHTGTHIDAPFHFDENGKRVIDLDPNLYVGIAKVIELIEVDRIKKSDLEAFQFDGVERLLIKTNSWKNDSVFPERIPHIEKDAAEFLHEKGVKLVGVDVPSVDPLDSKELEAHHALHHAGIHILESIDLRNVTPGEYELIALPLPLTDADGSPVRAVLRKLI is encoded by the coding sequence TTGTATGAAATGACATTAATTGATATATCAAGAAGACTTCAAGATGGTATGCCTGTATGGCCAGGTGATACGAATTTTTCATTCCAATTGAGTTGGACAAAAGAGGAAAGTGGCTCTGTTAATGTTGGGAAGTTAACTTTAAGTACCCATACAGGAACGCATATTGATGCGCCATTTCATTTTGATGAAAATGGTAAGAGAGTCATCGATTTAGATCCTAATCTATATGTAGGGATTGCAAAAGTAATCGAGTTGATTGAAGTAGATCGTATTAAAAAGTCGGATTTAGAAGCTTTTCAATTCGATGGTGTAGAACGTTTGCTAATTAAAACAAATTCATGGAAAAATGATAGCGTTTTCCCAGAGAGAATTCCACATATTGAAAAGGATGCAGCAGAGTTTTTACATGAAAAAGGCGTTAAATTAGTTGGAGTAGATGTACCTTCAGTTGACCCACTTGATAGTAAGGAACTAGAAGCACATCATGCCCTTCATCATGCTGGTATTCATATTCTCGAATCGATTGATTTAAGAAATGTAACTCCAGGTGAGTATGAGCTTATTGCATTACCGCTACCATTAACAGATGCAGATGGTAGTCCTGTACGAGCAGTTTTACGTAAATTAATTTAG
- a CDS encoding DUF2573 family protein, whose amino-acid sequence MENEFEAKFDALLKKYTELLLGDWSEEKQAKVEKWVMYTYISKSMPALVKHWNDTYPQAKDEVVNLIKEIKTLNDQHREAMANKNKQ is encoded by the coding sequence TTGGAAAATGAATTTGAAGCAAAATTTGATGCGTTACTAAAAAAATATACGGAATTGTTATTAGGAGATTGGTCAGAGGAAAAACAAGCAAAAGTGGAAAAGTGGGTTATGTATACATACATATCAAAATCAATGCCCGCATTAGTAAAACATTGGAATGATACATATCCTCAAGCTAAAGATGAAGTTGTTAATTTAATTAAAGAGATTAAAACGTTAAATGACCAGCATAGAGAAGCTATGGCTAACAAAAATAAGCAATAA
- the kynU gene encoding kynureninase: protein MFQPTKEYAEFLDQKDSLSNYRDEFYLQPNTIYLDGNSLGLLSKRAEQSLLDLLDSWKTLAIDGWMQGDHPWYYFAEKLGALSAPLVGAKENEVIVTGSTTTNLHQLIASFYHPNGQKTKILADELNFPSDIYAIQSQLKLKGFDPATHLIQVKSRDGRTISEEDIIEAMTDEIALIILPTVLYRSGQLFDIERLTKAAHERGIIIGFDGCHSVGAIPHQFHEWDVDFAYWCNYKYLNSGPGGVGSLFVHQKHFGTMPGLAGWFGSNKEKQFDMNHEFVPSDTVGAYQIGTPHILSMAPLVGSLEMYKEATIERIREKSLHSTAYLMSLINEELSNFGFTIGNPLEDSNRGGHVCLEHDDAARICKALKLNGIVPDFRAPNVIRLAPIAFYTSYVDVWNSVQILKKIMVEKQYEQFKNEREIIA from the coding sequence ATGTTTCAACCAACAAAAGAATATGCAGAATTTCTAGATCAAAAAGACTCATTATCAAATTACCGAGATGAGTTCTACTTACAACCCAATACTATTTATTTAGATGGAAATTCGCTAGGACTTCTTTCAAAAAGAGCAGAACAAAGTTTATTAGATTTATTAGATTCATGGAAGACACTTGCAATCGATGGATGGATGCAGGGCGATCATCCATGGTATTATTTTGCAGAAAAATTGGGCGCATTAAGTGCACCATTAGTCGGGGCAAAAGAGAATGAAGTGATTGTAACTGGTTCAACAACTACAAATCTTCATCAATTAATTGCATCTTTTTATCACCCAAATGGTCAAAAAACGAAAATATTAGCGGATGAATTAAACTTTCCGTCAGATATTTATGCTATTCAAAGTCAACTAAAATTAAAGGGCTTTGATCCAGCAACTCACTTAATTCAAGTTAAAAGCCGTGATGGTCGAACAATAAGTGAAGAAGATATCATTGAAGCAATGACTGATGAAATTGCCTTAATTATACTTCCAACTGTTTTATACCGAAGCGGACAATTATTCGATATAGAGAGATTAACAAAAGCTGCACATGAGCGTGGAATCATTATCGGTTTTGATGGATGTCATTCTGTTGGCGCAATCCCTCATCAGTTCCATGAATGGGACGTGGACTTCGCTTATTGGTGTAATTATAAGTATTTAAATAGTGGACCAGGTGGAGTGGGAAGCTTATTCGTTCACCAAAAGCATTTTGGTACTATGCCTGGATTAGCTGGTTGGTTTGGTTCAAATAAAGAAAAGCAGTTCGATATGAATCATGAATTTGTTCCGTCTGATACTGTTGGTGCTTATCAAATCGGTACCCCACATATTTTAAGCATGGCACCGCTTGTTGGCTCACTTGAAATGTACAAAGAAGCTACAATTGAGCGAATTCGCGAAAAGTCTTTGCACAGTACGGCTTATTTAATGAGCTTAATCAATGAAGAATTAAGTAACTTTGGATTTACAATTGGTAATCCACTCGAAGATTCAAATCGAGGTGGACATGTTTGTCTTGAACACGATGATGCTGCAAGGATTTGTAAAGCATTAAAATTAAATGGGATTGTTCCAGACTTTAGAGCACCTAATGTAATCAGATTAGCACCAATCGCATTTTATACTTCCTATGTAGATGTTTGGAATAGTGTACAAATCTTAAAGAAAATCATGGTTGAGAAACAATATGAACAGTTTAAGAATGAACGAGAAATCATCGCTTAG
- a CDS encoding ABC transporter permease subunit, whose amino-acid sequence MNIFLHELKAYRKSTFIWTASLMVIAVFFLSLFPAIAKDYVEFSKVLEGYPEGVRKALGLEIESFGNVLGFYSYVFIYISLCGAIQAMVLGTSIISKEVREKTADFLLTKPVTRTKVMTSKICAGVVSLAITNVFYLVATIMMAQYVKTADYSSKSIILLSASLFITQLLFFGIGIFISVLFPKIKAVLSISLAIVFGFFVVGMVVATDESNAKRFLSPFKYFEPKYIIAQSKFESQFLIMSIGIIIVSIFASYMIYKNRDIHGV is encoded by the coding sequence ATGAATATTTTTTTACATGAATTAAAAGCTTATCGGAAATCCACCTTTATTTGGACAGCTTCTTTAATGGTAATCGCCGTTTTTTTCTTATCTTTATTTCCAGCTATTGCAAAGGACTATGTAGAATTCTCAAAAGTGTTGGAGGGTTATCCTGAAGGGGTAAGAAAAGCACTTGGACTTGAAATTGAGAGTTTTGGGAATGTTTTAGGATTTTATTCCTATGTATTCATTTATATTTCTCTATGTGGAGCGATTCAAGCCATGGTTTTAGGTACTTCAATTATTTCAAAAGAAGTACGTGAAAAAACAGCCGATTTTCTTCTAACAAAACCAGTAACTAGAACAAAAGTTATGACTTCAAAGATTTGTGCAGGTGTTGTTTCTTTAGCGATTACAAATGTATTCTATTTAGTCGCAACTATTATGATGGCTCAGTATGTAAAAACAGCGGATTATAGTAGTAAGTCAATTATATTACTCTCTGCTTCTTTGTTTATTACGCAGTTACTATTTTTCGGAATTGGTATTTTCATTTCAGTTTTATTTCCAAAGATCAAAGCTGTTCTATCAATCTCACTTGCGATTGTTTTCGGATTTTTTGTAGTTGGTATGGTAGTTGCTACAGATGAAAGCAATGCAAAGCGTTTTCTATCACCGTTTAAATATTTTGAACCGAAATATATTATTGCTCAATCAAAATTTGAATCACAATTTTTGATTATGTCGATTGGGATAATCATCGTTTCAATCTTTGCAAGTTACATGATTTATAAGAATAGAGATATTCACGGGGTATAA
- a CDS encoding formate/nitrite transporter family protein, giving the protein MERDSIQYCIDLALKKKKILDQSLIKYLTRAALASIYISFILIVCLKLAELFRLQNSPFSSVAYPLVFSTALIMIIYGGGELFTSNTMYFTFSTLAKKTTKLDLVKNWIACYSGNIIGAFIFAFIYFLTGLAKDFPADHFLTGVVDHKIHASFSHLFFKGILCNWLVCLACFLPTRFKDDLAKMLLIFLLVFAFFFSGYEHSIANIAVFTLSYIMPHEVAFSFSDVLHNLIPVTLGNIIGGSVGVGMAYYFLNNEQKLEVKELKRAS; this is encoded by the coding sequence TTGGAACGAGATAGTATCCAATATTGTATTGATTTAGCTCTTAAAAAAAAGAAAATATTAGACCAAAGCTTAATTAAATATTTAACTCGTGCTGCCTTGGCTTCTATTTATATAAGCTTTATTCTCATTGTCTGTTTAAAATTAGCTGAATTATTTAGATTGCAAAATTCACCATTTTCATCTGTAGCTTATCCACTTGTTTTCTCTACAGCATTAATTATGATTATTTATGGTGGTGGAGAATTATTTACTAGTAATACGATGTATTTTACGTTTTCAACTTTAGCTAAAAAAACTACAAAATTAGATTTAGTAAAAAACTGGATTGCATGTTACTCAGGTAATATTATTGGCGCATTTATTTTTGCGTTTATTTATTTTTTAACAGGTTTGGCAAAAGATTTTCCTGCCGATCATTTTTTAACAGGTGTAGTTGACCATAAAATTCACGCATCATTTTCTCACTTGTTTTTTAAAGGTATTTTATGTAATTGGCTTGTCTGTCTTGCTTGTTTTTTACCAACTAGATTTAAAGATGATTTAGCAAAAATGTTGCTGATCTTTTTATTAGTCTTTGCTTTCTTCTTCTCTGGTTATGAACACAGTATCGCAAATATTGCTGTCTTTACATTATCTTATATTATGCCACATGAAGTAGCCTTTTCATTTAGTGATGTATTGCATAATTTAATTCCAGTTACACTCGGAAATATTATTGGTGGTTCAGTTGGTGTCGGAATGGCATATTACTTCTTGAATAATGAACAAAAATTAGAAGTAAAAGAATTAAAACGTGCTTCATAA
- a CDS encoding tryptophan 2,3-dioxygenase family protein → MTQEQKKLTDYEKYIRTEELLSLQKPDEELFCPDELTFQTVHQIAELHFKLIIQSIHFADKHMRAKEVTKATHHLQRINNHLIHLPAVFDMVKLVSPSDYHIIRLALGRGSGQDSPGFNEILKLGPTLWQPFKDLLDENLLTPVQLHQDAAKNFELFQLMQELTCFDERFQSFRRQHIQLVRRMIGMNTKSLKGVPAEALERAVRFEFYPELWQTVCDLTDLTGSSYNPKPL, encoded by the coding sequence ATGACACAAGAGCAAAAAAAACTGACAGATTACGAGAAGTATATTCGAACAGAAGAATTATTAAGTTTACAAAAACCTGACGAAGAATTATTTTGTCCAGATGAATTAACGTTTCAAACGGTTCACCAAATTGCTGAGTTACATTTTAAACTAATCATCCAATCTATTCATTTTGCAGATAAACATATGCGTGCAAAAGAGGTTACGAAAGCAACACATCACTTACAACGCATTAATAATCACCTAATACATTTACCAGCAGTTTTTGATATGGTAAAACTAGTAAGTCCAAGTGACTATCATATTATTCGTTTAGCTTTAGGAAGAGGTAGCGGTCAAGATTCTCCGGGATTTAATGAAATTTTAAAATTAGGTCCAACACTTTGGCAGCCATTTAAAGATTTATTAGATGAAAATTTACTTACACCTGTTCAATTACATCAAGATGCAGCTAAAAACTTTGAGTTATTCCAATTAATGCAAGAATTAACTTGCTTCGATGAAAGATTCCAATCATTCCGCAGACAGCATATTCAACTTGTTCGTCGCATGATTGGTATGAATACAAAGAGCTTAAAAGGAGTACCAGCAGAAGCTTTAGAACGTGCTGTACGATTTGAATTTTATCCTGAATTATGGCAAACGGTTTGTGACTTAACAGATTTAACTGGATCAAGCTATAATCCAAAGCCACTTTAA
- a CDS encoding GDSL-type esterase/lipase family protein, with protein MKYNHFVRLIMFISLLCFLLLSYGFVKGAYSVLNPQKSKLIVNHNAQKNNQNDSVHKNNKLKIVALGDSLTRGVGDDEGTGYVGRLKTILQKEYKQPTTITNLAVSGAKTSNLLNDLKKKNIQETIGTADIIVLSIGSNDLFPGANQLNEQFLKTYRPDEKTFKNNLQSIFKLIRQKNTRASIYAFGYYNPFHNVQGLDASSSFVSRWNNLLELSVLQTNNAYVIPTFDLFFNEEKKYLYTDHFHPNNDGYIEMANRLTSKIGSQLRGESNE; from the coding sequence TTGAAATACAATCATTTTGTTCGTTTGATCATGTTCATCTCATTACTTTGTTTTCTTTTATTATCATATGGCTTCGTGAAAGGGGCTTATTCAGTTTTAAATCCTCAAAAAAGCAAACTAATCGTGAATCATAATGCACAGAAAAATAATCAAAATGACAGTGTTCACAAAAACAATAAACTGAAGATTGTTGCATTAGGAGACTCACTTACGCGTGGTGTCGGTGATGATGAGGGAACAGGTTATGTAGGAAGATTAAAAACCATTCTACAAAAAGAGTATAAACAACCAACAACGATCACTAATTTAGCTGTTAGTGGCGCAAAAACATCAAATTTACTTAACGATTTAAAGAAAAAAAATATACAAGAAACGATCGGCACTGCGGACATAATTGTTCTTTCCATTGGAAGTAATGATTTATTTCCTGGCGCTAATCAATTAAACGAACAATTTTTAAAGACATATCGACCAGATGAAAAAACGTTTAAAAATAATCTACAATCAATTTTTAAACTAATACGTCAAAAAAATACTAGAGCATCTATTTATGCGTTTGGTTATTATAATCCATTTCATAATGTTCAAGGTTTGGATGCATCGTCAAGCTTTGTTTCTAGATGGAACAATCTACTTGAATTATCGGTACTTCAAACAAATAATGCATACGTCATTCCAACATTCGATTTATTTTTTAACGAAGAAAAGAAATATTTATACACTGACCATTTTCATCCGAACAATGACGGTTATATTGAAATGGCCAATCGCTTAACTAGTAAAATAGGAAGTCAGCTTCGAGGTGAATCAAATGAATAA